The nucleotide sequence CTGGTAGTTCAGGCGGCGCACCAATCACTCAATTTGCAGTTGACCGAAATAATTCGGCTTCAGATTACCGTGCAATTTGTCTTTATGACAGCTCGACAGTTGTTAAATGTATCAGATCTGAACCAACTAGTTACGGGACCGTCTGGCAGGATGCACATTCACTTGGTTATGTAGGAAGAGATCTTGATTTTTGTTATGGCTGGAATGGAGCTGTTTACGCAAGTTATAATGGCTTCTCTAGTGGTAACCTTTATGCAAGAGAAAATACAAACTATGGAGATCCCGCATCCTGGGCGCCTCATGTGACAGTTGTAAGTGGAGCAACGGACACAACAAGGCGAGGACAAATAATAGCCTCCAGAGAAGATGATCCGAATAATATTGTTGCACTTATTTTTGAAAGAAAATCAGGTTCAGAGTATGATCTTTACTGGTCTTTAAAGCCAAGTGCCGGAACCCAGTACGATGGAAGCTTGGGTTGTCCCTAATGAAAATAAATGGCCTGCAGTTTATTCGAGAAAAACTACTGGCAATCAAACTTTTCAGAGTGTATTTGAACAGTCCGGGATAGCCAATGCAACTCCAAGATTAATCAAATACAAATCTTTTGATGGATCAATTTGGTCGCAGAGCATTGAAGTATCGGATGCATCAAATGATGTAACTGGTTTGCAAAAACCTGAAGTTGGAGATATTGATGGAAGCACACCTGTTTTTGCGTTTGTTGGTGGAAATTATACTAATGTGTATTTCGATAATTATAGCTGGATACCAACAGATGTTAATGAAACCCCAAGGTAATTTTCCAGTTGAATACATTTTAGAACAAAATTACCCGAATCCATTTAATCCAAATACAACCATCAAATTCAGTATTCCGGAAAATTCATTTGTGTCACTAAAAGTTTATAATGTTCTTGGTAAAGAAGTATCATCTGTAATAAGTGAAGAGATGAATGCTGGTACTATGAAGTAAATTTCAATGGAAATAATCTTTCCAGTGGTGTATATTTCTATAAACTTGAGACAGAAAATTTTGTTAAAACTAATAAGATGATTTTAATGAAATAAACCCAGTGTAATATATTCTTAATTGAAATGACCGTCTTGAAAATTATATTTTGAGACGGTCTTTTTATTTATGTTTATAAAAATTCATTCATTTAGTATTTTCAATTCACAAATAAATTATTCTCAATAACTATTCATGGATTTTTTTATATGCGATATTGCAATTGCAAGAATTCTACATATTCTTGGTGTTGTTTTGTGGATTGGAGGGGTTGGGTTCGTTACAACTGTAAGCTCTACCAACAGTAAAAGAATTTAAATCGAAAGAAGAAAGAATAGATTTTTTCGAAAAAGCCGAACACAGATTTGCCAGACAAGCAAGGTTGACAACGCTTCTGGTTGGACTAACAGGTTTTCATATGGCTGCAAGATTGAATTTGTGGGAAAGGTTTCTGGATGTTTCTTTTTGGTGGATGCATTTGATGGTTCTGATTTGGTTAATATTTACTGTAATGCTATTTGTTCTTGAACCATTCTTTCTGCATAAAAAGATGCGAGAGAAAGCTGAGATTGATCCTGAAGGAACTTATAGACGAATCTATAAAATGCATCTTCATCTTTTTATTTTAAGCATAATAACTATTATCGGTGCTGCTGCAGGAAGTCACGGCTGGTTGTTTTTTTAATTGAAATGCTTACGAACAGTTTTTAATATAATATCAATTCCTTTTTTCAAATAATTTGTTATACTCGTCTGTCAAATGAACATTGAGTGACATAGCCAAAGGAGATAAATTATATGAGAGAAAAATATCGCAAAGGTGGAATCGGGGCAGTGATGGATGAATACGAAAGAGCAGCAGCCGAATTCAAGAATATGATTGAAAATATTTCTGATTCAAACTTTATCAAAATCGTTGACACAGAAACAAAGGACGATGATTGTCGTTCTGTACAAACTATTGTTTCTCACGTCACAAATTCCGGTTTCGGTTATGCAAATTATATCAGAGACTGGTATTCGATTCCAAAAAATTCTCCAGAGAGGAAACTTCTTACAAAAGTAGAATTCATGTCAAGGTTTGACAACATCTTGCCTACACATCTGAAACACTTGAAGGGAAATGGGAATATTCTGATGAAGAAATTCAAAAAGTAAAAATGATTGTTCGCTGGGGTCCTCAATATGATCTCGAACAATTACTTGAGCATGCTTGTAGTACATATTTTAAGACATAGAAGACAAATAGAAAAGTTTGCCGCTAACGGAAAAATATTTCTTCCAAATAAATAAAGTTTCCTGTTTTGTTGAAAGAAAAAAATATTCTTTGGGTGACATTTTTCACAATCGCAATGGTTTATCTTGAATCTGCCATTGTAGTTTACCTGCGGGGAATATATGGAATTGAAAATCTACTTAGCGATATTAATTTTACTCCGGATAAATATACCATTATCGAAATCGGGCGTGAAGCAGCAACCATAGTGATGCTCGTATTGATCGCGATGATATCTGGTAATTCAAGGCAAAAAAAGTTTGGTTATTTTTTCTTGCGCTTCTGGAATTTGGGATATCTTCTATTATATATGGCTTTATGTTTTTATTCAGTGGCCAAAATCTTTAATGGATTGGGATGTACTGTTTCTGATTCCACTTCCATGGTGGGGACCTGTTATCTCACCTATTTTGATCTCAGTAATTTTGATTACTACCGGTTACCTTCTAATAAAAGAAATAAATTATAAAATAACACTTATTGATTTGACTATAATCAGTATTTCTGTAATTACTCTTCTATATACTTTTGTCGAGGACAGTATTATAATCATTTTAACAGGACAAGGTTCAATAACTGAAGTTCGACCATCATCATTTAATTGGATACTATTTTCCATCGCAATTATCACCTGGATAGCGTTAACTATCAAAGTATTCTTACCCGGACCAAGACGTACTGAGTTAGCATATTCGAATTAAATCAGGTAAATAGCCTGTAAAATTTTCTGATAGCACTCAAAATATTTTATTAATGTTTCATGTTTTAATTGAAAGTTAAACTTGTGAAAAGTATAATTGTAGAGTAAATATTTTATTCTAAAACCATATAGAGGCGATAATGGGCAAAGGAGACAAAAAATCAAAAAAAGGGAAAAGATTCAGACACTCGTTTGGAAGGACAAGACAACGGAAACATACTAAAAGTAATCATCACAAAAAGAAAACAGAAGAAAAGCCAAAATCAATAGAACAGAAAAAGACACTTCGCAGTGAACCTGAATTGGAAAAACCAGTTGTTGTTCTTGAACCAAAGGTAGATGAAATTAAATTGGTTCAACCAGAAATCTCTGAAATAAAAGAAGAAGTTCAAATTTCGGAAGTATCTGTTGCTGTAATTCCGGATATACCTGAAGAAAGTCTTGCCCGGTTATCGAATCATCTGAACCAAGTCAATCAGCCAAAGAAGAGTTAAAGAAAAGAAATTCGGACTGAAGAGAAAGTTTCACCGGAAGCACCGAAAAAAGAGGAGACCGGAAAGTTAGAAAAAGAAGAATAATCTATTTGAAGCTAATGAACTAAAAACAGATTATTATCACGGTTAGAATCAGGTATTTGCAAATCTCCGAGTTCTATTTGTCTTATCGTTTTTGATAATTTTATTTTAGCAGAAAAATCTCTTTCATTATTCTGCCAGATTTTTGCAGTATAATAATAGTCCTCTACAGAATCATCTTCATAAGTTAGTTTTAACTTAACCGGAGTGGGAATGTTTCCTATTTTCGTTACCGTTACTATAACTGCTGAGTCTTTTATTACAACTTTATCAATTGCTAAATCAGGGTATCCTCTCTCAAAAAACCACGGCTTCCAGAACCAATTTAAATTTCGTCCTGTAAAATCATTAAAAAGTCAAAAAAGAAGTCGTATGGAATCGGATGTTTCCCTTTCCACCGATTCATAAATTCCGTAATGCACCAAAAAAAGTTCGTCCCCTAAAATATTGCGTAGTATGTTATAAGAAATTGATGAACGATCGTATGCTGAATTTCTATATGAGCTGTATGGCATTGAAAAAGAAGAAATCATAGCCGGTAAATCATTTTCTGTTCCGGCATTGTATTCATAATTTCCGACGATGCTGATTAATCTTGAATTAATCCTGTCAAATTCTTCCATATAATCGAACGGCAGCATAACCGCCCAGCCTTCCATCCATAAATGCATATTTCTTTTCATTCATGCTTCCGACATAAAAAGGAAAATACTGATGCGCTAATTCGTGTGAGGTTAATGATTTTACTGTATGTTCCCAAATATCAGTCGAACCATCATTAATCATCATAGGAAATTCCATACCTCCACCGGGTCTTCCAGTATTAAACGCAACGATGGATGGGAATGGAAATTTTACACCTGGTATTTCTTCTGAGAAGTATTTTATTATATCCTTACAAGCCTCTGCAACATCATAGAAATCTGGTGAATATTCAGGATTAGATCGTTTTGTATAAATACAGATTTTGTTTCAACACTNNNNNNNNNNNNNNNNNNNNNNNNNNNNNNNNNNNNNNNNNNNNNNNNNNNNNNNNNNNNNNNNNNNNNNNNNNNNNNNNNNNNNNNNNNNNNNNNNNNN is from Ignavibacteriota bacterium and encodes:
- a CDS encoding 30S ribosomal protein THX; this translates as MGKGDKKSKKGKRFRHSFGRTRQRKHTKSNHHKKKTEEKPKSIEQKKTLRSEPELEKPVVVLEPKVDEIKLVQPEISEIKEEVQISEVSVAVIPDIPEESLARLSNHLNQVNQPKKS